Proteins encoded by one window of Aspergillus puulaauensis MK2 DNA, chromosome 4, nearly complete sequence:
- a CDS encoding SDR family oxidoreductase (COG:S;~EggNog:ENOG410Q191;~InterPro:IPR036291), translating to MAKTALITGANGITGSAILEYLVKNTTASQWERIIITSRSPLKMAIHDSRVEFVALDFANPPEKLADQMRSQCAAVTHAYFSSYVHKDDFAELNEANRSLFENFLNALTDVAKGLQNCTLQTGGKYYNVHLRPVPWPAHEDDPRLVPAAQNFYYHQEDFLAEKQRGSAWTWNVIRPEAIIGHTTKPNGMNEALTIALYFLINKELGVQAPMPTNSAYFNGVDDVSDARLIADLTIYASTHENCANEAFNATNGDVFSWRYMWPRLADWFGASASANQSFKQTSFSEGETHLDINLEQWAQDKRDVWNRLCDRTGSPQSKATFDAGTWAFQDWVFQRTWSSPLSINKARRFGWTGHVDSFDSFVDAFNRFKELSQIPSAT from the coding sequence ATGGCTAAAACCGCTCTCATCACGGGTGCCAATGGCATCACTGGTTCTGCAATCCTCGAATACCTCGTCAAGAATACAACAGCGTCCCAATGGGAACGTATCATCATCACGTCTCGATCGCCCCTGAAGATGGCCATTCATGATTCTCGCGTCGAGTTCGTTGCTCTCGACTTTGCCAATCCGCCGGAGAAGCTCGCGGACCAGATGCGCTCTCAATGTGCTGCTGTGACCCACGCCTACTTCTCATCCTACGTCCACAAGGACGACTTTGCCGAGCTGAACGAAGCCAATCGCAGCCTGTTTGAGAATTTCCTCAATGCTTTGACTGATGTGGCAAAGGGCCTGCAGAACTGCACTCTCCAGACTGGGGGGAAGTACTACAATGTCCACCTCCGACCAGTTCCATGGCCAGCCCACGAAGACGACCCTCGTCTTGTTCCCGCCGCGCAAAACTTCTACTATCACCAGGAAGACTTCTTGGCTGAGAAACAGCGCGGTTCAGCCTGGACCTGGAATGTGATCCGCCCGGAGGCCATCATCGGCCATACCACCAAGCCTAATGGCATGAACGAGGCCCTTACCATTGCACTCTACTTCTTGATCAACAAGGAGCTGGGCGTACAGGCCCCCATGCCAACCAACTCCGCCTATTTCAACGGGGTGGATGATGTATCTGATGCACGTCTCATTGCCGATTTGACAATCTACGCCTCAACCCACGAAAATTGTGCAAACGAAGCCTTCAACGCCACGAATGGTGACGTCTTCAGCTGGCGATATATGTGGCCCCGACTGGCTGATTGGTTTGGAGCCAGCGCTTCGGCCAACCAGTCCTTCAAGCAGACATCCTTCAGCGAGGGTGAAACTCATCTTGACATCAATCTCGAACAGTGGGCGCAAGACAAGAGGGACGTCTGGAACAGGCTCTGCGATAGAACGGGCTCTCCTCAGAGCAAAGCAACCTTTGATGCAGGAACTTGGGCTTTCCAAGATTGGGTGTTTCAGCGGACCTGGAGTTCACCCCTGAGCATCAACAAGGCACGCAGATTTGGTTGGACTGGCCATGTGGACTCGTTTGATTCGTTTGTTGATGCTTTTAACAGGTTCAAGGAGCTTTCGCAGATTCCCTCCGCCACGTAG
- a CDS encoding fungal specific transcription factor domain-containing protein (COG:K;~EggNog:ENOG410Q1Y7;~InterPro:IPR007219;~PFAM:PF04082;~go_function: GO:0003677 - DNA binding [Evidence IEA];~go_function: GO:0008270 - zinc ion binding [Evidence IEA];~go_process: GO:0006351 - transcription, DNA-templated [Evidence IEA]) has product MNAKSGVLWAARFAAQCTNSKHDLCGQPLSPVSTVPSRSQSTLAAEAYAEDDRLYGFLDSDLSLASREDWDSWLEAFCRQVYPQYPFLHLPALQSLYKQLPGPPGLSVEHVFRSEEHCCQTSQVLVVLAIGAYCKSSHSSTFKGSCPGGWALYSTALDVYGHMMKTASDPSTGLLLTQTIVLMAVYCCCVDATQMAKRLLSLAISQLHCQGGHRRDTLTSIPVARGELMRRLWCSVYALDRELSIQTEGEPIIKDDNVDFALPLNLGDQWIAMHYDDNRSSSDLADRIQHEMLKKPTAEISCLRELTCYARAASKTLEILRDKNKNFHHGSSPLLIESLERYISRAFQTTGVAFQSESRQSSTSLAEKLAIEKKGWSLRTNRWCYLRLLIAVHAVERSKESGLPDSQATRFTCLHLIDEILRALNSLPHEFPKFTFPILHYWYSAVRIGLEMVGEEPLLRQCYGVTILEAVISLCECYAKTWLSSRISQNILGMSYAARSIFADELAGRENSLILPQSLGSQSNMIAKLEEAPVIASPLSSLSSDGTVSSSSTIGAPGDVSIAQRAEKPSQAVEIGNQSNEQNLPHTQNCNGHASSHSQGAFTRNLHYAENDRHTLCADGKWGGAEPTILDDDPNGQQLYTTPSSPVAGVKPGPGIQLNISDPLDLPSRPRNLDPTMANESTQTIASDSHISPGDQSWGSCSAANILNCGISELGLDEIHLFTLSDAGMNPM; this is encoded by the exons ATGAACGCAAAGTCAGGAGTACTCTGGGCCGCAAGATTCGCAGCACAATGCACAAATAGCAAACACGATCTTTGTGGGCAGCCGCTGTCCCCTGTCTCAACGGTGCCATCGCGCTCGCAGTCCACCCTTGCAGCAGAGGCATACGCCGAAGATGACCGTCTGTATGGATTCCTTGACTCAGATCTCTCTCTTGCAAGTCGAGAAGACTGGGATAGCTGGTTGGAGGCTTTCTGTCGCCAGGTCTACCCGCAGTACCCGTTCTTGCACCTCCCGGCACTGCAATCCTTATACAAACAACTACCGGGCCCTCCAGGTCTGTCTGTCGAGCATGTCTTTCGAAGTGAAGAGCACTGCTGCCAGACGTCGCAGGTGCTTGTCGTTCTGGCCATTGGGGCCTACTGCAAGAGCTCGCATTCAAGCACATTCAAGGGATCCTGTCCTGGGGGCTGGGCCCTCTATTCAACGGCCCTTGACGTCTACGGCCACATGATGAAAACTGCATCGGATCCTTCAACCGGGCTACTTCTTACGCAGACGATTGTGCTCATG GCAGTCTATTGTTGCTGCGTAGATGCTACGCAGATGGCAAAAAGACTACTCAGTCTGGCCATTTCACAGCTGCACTGTCAGGGAGGCCACAGACGCGACACCCTTACCAGCATTCCAGTTGCCAGAGGCGAGCTCATGCGGCGTTTGTGGTGTTCGGTCTATGCCTTGGATCGAGAGCTGAGCATCCAAACCGAAGGCGAGCCCATTATTAAAGACGACAATGTCGACTTTGCTCTTCCACTGAATCTGGGAGATCAATGGATAGCCATGCACTATGATGACAACAGAAGCTCTTCAGACCTCGCTGATCGAATCCAACATGAGATGTTGAAAAAGCCTACAGCGGAAATATCATGCCTCAGGGAGTTGACATGCTATGCAAGAGCAGCTAGCAAGACCCTGGAGATACTGCGtgacaagaacaagaattTCCACCATGGGAGTAGTCCATTGCTAATTGAGAGCTTGGAGCGCTACATCTCAAGGGCATTCCAGACCACCGGAGTGGCTTTCCAGTCAGAAAGCCGTCAATCAAGCACGTCTTTAGCCGAGAAACTAGCAATCGAAAAGAAGGGATGGTCCTTGCGAACAAAT AGATGGTGCTACCTGCGTCTTTTGATCGCTGTCCATGCGGTCGAACGATCGAAAGAATCAGGTCTACCCGACAGTCAGGCAACTCGGTTTACCTGTCTGCATCTGATAGACGAGATTCTCCGGGCTCTTAATTCACTGCCACATGAGTTTCCGAAGTTCACGTTTCCTATCCTCCACTACTGGTATAGTGCGGTGCGCATTGGACTGGAGATGGTAGGTGAAGAACCCTTGCTTCGTCAATGTTATGGCGTAACAATACTCGAAGCCGTCATCTCGCTCTGCGAATGTTATGCAAAGACATGGCTGTCGAGCCGGATCAGCCAAAACATCCTGGGCATGAGCTATGCCGCCCGGTCAATCTTTGCGGACGAACTCGCGGGACGCGAGAATTCGTTGATTCTACCCCAAAGCCTCGGAAGTCAAAGCAACATGATAGCAAAGTTGGAGGAAGCACCAGTCATCGCAAGCCCACTATCTTCACTCTCTTCAGATGGGACCGTAAGTTCATCCAGCACCATCGGAGCCCCTGGGGATGTGTCTATCGCTCAGAGAGCCGAGAAACCGAGTCAAGCAGTCGAAATCGGCAACCAGAGCAACGAACAGAATCTTCCCCATACTCAAAACTGCAATGGCCATGCCTCCTCTCACTCCCAGGGAGCTTTTACCAGGAATCTCCACTATGCAGAAAATGACCGACACACTCTCTGTGCAGATGGCAAATGGGGCGGCGCAGAACCCACCATTCTCGATGACGATCCCAACGGCCAACAGCTGTATACCACGCCCAGTTCACCCGTCGCAGGAGTCAAGCCTGGCCCAGGTATTCAGTTGAATATTTCTGATCCTCTCGATCTCCCCAGTCGTCCCAGGAACTTGGATCCCACCATGGCAAACGAATCAACGCAGACCATCGCGTCAGACAGTCACATCTCACCTGGTGATCAATCA
- a CDS encoding N-acyl homoserine lactonase family protein (COG:S;~EggNog:ENOG410PM9B;~InterPro:IPR001279,IPR036866;~PFAM:PF00753), with protein MSSVNIEQAPKGTKLWLLHLGYVEADEGFFLAGAGTSTMSNPNRENPRRKLVLTSALIDHPVEGLILFETGPGEAYPEVWGPPINDIFGRVDYSPEHELEAALAKSGHSIKDIKAVVMGHLHIDHAGGLEKFSGTDVPIYVHEEELKHAFYSVATKSDAGVYHGKDLDTKLNWTAIHGESFELAQGITLRHAPGHTPGLILMQANLPDSGTWLFTTDQYHVSENYEQSIPHGWLARDYHAWIKTHQMVKTIAKRTNANLVFGHDLGNFFQYEHAPHTYI; from the exons ATGAGTTCTGTGAATATTGAACAGGCCCCAAAG GGCACAAAGCTGTGG CTACTTCACCTTGGATATGTCGAAGCAGACGAGGGGTTCTTCCTCGCAGGG GCCGGTACTTCGACTATGAGCAACCCAAATCGCGAGAACCCACGGCGCAAGCTTGTTCTTACATCTGCACTTATTGACCATCCCGTCGAGGGTCTCATCCTGTTTGAGACTGGACCTGGCGAAGCATACCCCGAGGTTTGGGGGCCGCCTATCAATGACATATTTGGGCGGGTTGACTATTCTCCAGAGCACGAACTCGAAGCAGCTCTCGCCAAGTCCGGTCATTCGATCAAAGATATCAAAGCTGTGGTTATGGGACATCTTCACATCGACCATGCGGGCGGGCTTGAGAAATTCAGTGGGACTGATGTCCCGATCTATGTCCacgaggaagagctgaaGCACGCATTTTACAGCGTGGCCACCAAGTCGGATGCAG GCGTCTATCATGGCAAAGATCTTGACACCAAGTTGAATTGGACAGCCATCCATGGGGAGTCATTTGAGCTTGCCCAGGGTATTACTCTGCGGCATGCTCCCGGCCATACTCCAGGGCTGATCCTGATGCAG GCCAACCTTCCCGACAGTGGGACATGGCTTTTTACTACCGACCAATACCATGTCAGCGAGAATTACGAACAATCCATTCCGCATGGCTGGCTTGCTCGAGACTATCACGCTTGGATCAAGACGCATCAGATGGTGAAGACCATCGCAAAGAGAACAAACGCGAATCTGGTGTTCGGACACGATTTGGGGAACTTTTTCCAGTATGAACATGCACCTCATACGTACATCTAG